A portion of the Chondrinema litorale genome contains these proteins:
- a CDS encoding ParB/RepB/Spo0J family partition protein, translating to MRLEKKHTTLIVPVITVAITVVIVVVVYFLIKKNKEAHRPENDLGAIYNQIPERFYPCNDGTYSSTGYCNWHQGRAEGEVVEFATSQELIYQGLTVSPVDIYAVWLPISQIKTDTDRFQNREEDFSQESVKRIIENFDHNLLDPVTVWRDVHNQIWMLSGHSRLEAHKQLRKKVIPARFFVGTEKAAIDFSRFYANRGQTPEKLIEDIKIFKRLRDEEKLSVAELKNRFEGMYNKLELYSYLNPQGDFIRYLSLPKNQQDQFPLLEIKAMWIGALKKLYPFKITNAHEAELFRYLYQSAEGSKLKKDDFFFKVSQVINRIDFDSHEPLALERKGDTGIYARSDTGESAKRIKEIDLALRNYSSILKNDRKADKERITATVNRLLQERDYLSKGISESLKQQTSLFGIKIIA from the coding sequence ATGAGATTAGAAAAAAAACATACAACCTTAATTGTGCCAGTCATCACTGTGGCTATTACAGTAGTAATAGTAGTCGTCGTGTATTTTTTAATCAAAAAAAATAAAGAGGCTCACAGACCTGAGAATGACTTAGGGGCTATCTATAACCAGATACCAGAAAGATTCTATCCTTGTAATGATGGTACTTATAGCAGTACAGGCTATTGCAACTGGCATCAAGGAAGAGCTGAAGGAGAAGTCGTTGAATTTGCCACTTCCCAGGAATTGATTTATCAGGGATTAACTGTGAGTCCTGTGGATATATATGCAGTTTGGCTACCTATCTCGCAGATAAAAACAGATACAGACCGTTTCCAAAACAGAGAAGAAGATTTTAGTCAGGAATCAGTTAAGCGCATTATTGAAAACTTTGATCATAACTTATTAGATCCGGTAACAGTCTGGCGAGATGTCCACAATCAAATATGGATGTTATCTGGACACAGTAGGCTTGAAGCACATAAGCAGCTTAGAAAAAAAGTAATTCCAGCTAGATTTTTTGTAGGTACAGAAAAAGCAGCCATTGACTTTTCAAGATTCTATGCCAATAGAGGACAAACACCTGAAAAGCTTATTGAAGACATTAAAATTTTTAAGCGATTAAGGGATGAGGAAAAATTATCAGTAGCAGAGCTGAAGAACAGGTTTGAAGGCATGTATAACAAATTAGAATTATATAGCTATTTAAACCCTCAAGGTGATTTTATCAGATACCTTTCATTGCCTAAAAACCAACAAGACCAGTTTCCTCTACTAGAAATAAAAGCCATGTGGATTGGGGCTTTAAAAAAGCTGTATCCATTCAAAATTACTAATGCCCATGAGGCAGAATTATTCCGGTACTTATACCAAAGTGCTGAAGGATCTAAACTTAAAAAAGACGATTTCTTCTTTAAGGTTTCTCAAGTGATCAATCGAATAGACTTTGACTCACATGAACCATTGGCCTTAGAACGCAAAGGAGATACAGGAATTTATGCACGGTCAGATACTGGAGAAAGTGCTAAAAGAATCAAAGAAATTGACTTGGCATTAAGGAACTACAGTAGCATTTTAAAAAATGATCGAAAAGCAGACAAAGAGCGAATTACTGCAACAGTAAACAGGCTGTTACAAGAAAGGGATTATTTAAGTAAGGGAATATCAGAAAGCCTAAAACAGCAAACATCCTTATTTGGAATTAAAATTATTGCCTAA
- a CDS encoding ArdC family protein: protein MKNKQILLPSIVLIIVVVILIYSLKYKKNKTLQGLGMIEPDNWQGLEVFDGVFDRVYTDTKSTLGSLASASDKTYDFITNMVIEMIEKSKDLEWRKPWKSVEKYGIYAQNYNSKIPYKGFNALFLNFIIPFNRNKAWDVPYFLTFKQVKEKKGKIKKFAKGYPIYYYNVVYKDGNKSISKEEYWERYDHYKKSGKLEELNSYAFLKYYTVFNAEDIEGIDFHLPQPVVPQREIERIESAEAILRNMPKRPPIYFKQDRAFYMPSHDFVNMPDQHLFEDDHQFYSTLFHELAHSTKHETRLDDKQRGGSKGTPEYAFEELIAELSACFLCGQSGIFFDVLQKSSAAYLESWKSRLIAAMKQDNKFFIRAAGKAQKAADYILDKDPEGIPRYMRNDAILTDWRTQQALPVQVRKPNHPPEMIRQAGSQLSLFGIKLLA, encoded by the coding sequence ATGAAAAATAAACAGATTCTCCTTCCAAGTATAGTACTGATAATAGTAGTGGTGATTTTAATTTATTCTTTGAAATACAAGAAAAATAAAACCCTGCAAGGTCTGGGAATGATAGAGCCCGATAACTGGCAAGGATTAGAGGTCTTCGACGGAGTCTTCGACCGAGTATACACAGATACTAAAAGCACATTAGGCTCATTGGCTTCTGCTTCAGATAAAACCTATGATTTTATTACCAATATGGTCATAGAAATGATTGAAAAATCAAAAGATTTGGAATGGAGAAAACCTTGGAAGTCTGTAGAAAAGTATGGCATCTATGCACAGAATTACAATTCAAAAATTCCTTATAAGGGTTTCAATGCCCTGTTTTTAAACTTCATCATTCCATTTAACAGAAACAAAGCCTGGGATGTCCCCTACTTTTTAACCTTTAAACAAGTCAAAGAGAAAAAAGGTAAGATTAAGAAATTCGCTAAAGGCTATCCCATCTATTACTATAATGTAGTCTATAAAGATGGAAATAAAAGCATCAGCAAAGAAGAGTATTGGGAAAGGTATGATCACTACAAAAAATCTGGAAAACTGGAAGAATTAAACAGTTATGCTTTCTTAAAGTACTATACTGTTTTCAATGCGGAAGATATCGAGGGAATTGATTTTCATTTACCCCAACCTGTAGTTCCTCAAAGAGAAATTGAAAGAATAGAATCGGCTGAGGCAATCCTAAGGAATATGCCCAAACGTCCCCCGATCTATTTTAAACAAGATCGTGCATTTTACATGCCATCTCATGACTTTGTCAATATGCCAGATCAGCATTTGTTTGAGGATGATCATCAGTTTTATTCTACCCTTTTTCATGAACTGGCGCACTCTACCAAACATGAAACAAGACTGGATGATAAGCAAAGAGGTGGCAGTAAAGGAACTCCTGAATATGCCTTTGAAGAGTTAATTGCTGAATTATCAGCTTGTTTTCTTTGCGGTCAATCAGGGATATTTTTTGATGTACTCCAGAAAAGCAGTGCAGCCTATCTTGAAAGCTGGAAATCAAGATTAATTGCTGCTATGAAACAGGATAATAAATTTTTTATCAGGGCAGCAGGTAAGGCACAAAAAGCGGCTGATTACATCTTAGATAAAGATCCAGAAGGCATTCCCCGCTACATGCGAAATGATGCCATCTTAACGGACTGGAGAACTCAACAAGCATTACCTGTACAAGTTCGAAAACCGAATCATCCACCAGAAATGATTCGGCAAGCTGGGAGTCAACTATCATTATTTGGTATCAAACTCCTGGCATAA